The following are from one region of the Carassius auratus strain Wakin chromosome 13, ASM336829v1, whole genome shotgun sequence genome:
- the LOC113112581 gene encoding sine oculis-binding protein homolog isoform X1: MAEMEKEGRPPENKRSRKPAHPVKREINAEMKVPSSRPLPGVGQAGNLHGNSPYLMSFAENTMNELLGWYGYDKVELRNSDDIEIRNYPDGEMRQHISVLKENSLPKASTVENSSGSPPHANSSGSTPTSRNGVTAEASVNPSSSKEHGGMPIIVPLIPPPLIKAPAEEDTANVQIMCAWCQKVGVKRYSLSMGSELKSFCSEKCFAACRRAYFKRNKLGYVRNCSAREEEGVPHHSLSKDTPRLVLKTNSDVLVCDWCKHIRHTKEYLDFGAGERRLQFCSAKCLNQYKMDIFYKETQAALPGGLCNPPLSSDMKSESAAGVQLLTPESWSAPINELRSHKAPSPGGATTVARPSGSTSGSPSETGNVCSSSSSSSSSSSSTKIPTPRPHESPALLPPPPPHIAGLHPALGVPPGSPPMVMTPRGPVPLPFFMEHQMMQQIRPPFLRPPGPNSPHSNPMIPGIGPPPPRTLGPPSSPMHRPLLSPHIHPSSTPTLPVNPPGMMPPHPGGHMPSLPFHPVNMMPGGPIPVPPYMNIGIPSLAPLVPPPTLLVPYPVIVPLPVPIPIPVPIPFNPRASGDRPGNDGTLLNAVSERSDSKASPPFSQSTSRGEGMDFQQAPSTSDTLSPGFSKQTEQGRTKVAELIVKMENSGNGNSGHSHKDTPADGVIDLTTSRRSRQQLVIQRTVTCVQVKAEPGLSPPPAVLGETEVDGSCSTSTGTIEDNHRESNAKSPLASVALPCVDPSYCSGTPPLSQPVTCSSSTGPTNTITATTEPASATPCNVIVNGSCNVPPTESLIRTPPLEQHPLVDSCRRTAAVCDLDGEDLKENSCLATERDLAGKKISIDQSAITAKTGEDKPQNPEDAPSGEDHAYALPLMPKPGCVIQPVPKPADKSAAVLPCGLTDPLTGTIPMEMEPPLKRRCLRIRNQNK; the protein is encoded by the exons GTCCCGTCCAGTCGGCCCCTACCAGGGGTGGGACAGGCAGGCAATCTCCATGGCAACTCGCCCTACTTGATG AGTTTTGCTGAAAACACCATGAATGAGTTGCTTGGATGGTACGGATATGACAAAGTGGAGTTACGAAACTCAGATGACATAGAGATCCGCAACTACCCTGATGGAGAAATGCGGCAACACATCTCTGTCCTGAAAG AGAACTCTTTGCCAAAAGCATCCACAGTAGAGAACAGCAGTGGTTCTCCTCCACACGCCAACAGCTCTGGCTCTACTCCGACATCACGGAATGGAGTAACAGCCGAGGCGTCTGTAAACCCCTCCTCCTCTAAGGAGCATGGAGGCATGCCTATCATAGTGCCCTTAATCCCGCCCCCTCTGATCAAAGCACCAGCAG aggAGGACACCGCTAATGTTCAGATAATGTGTGCGTGGTGTCAGAAGGTGGGAGTGAAGCGTTATTCTCTCAGTATGGGCTCTGAACTGAAGAGTTTCTGTAGTGAGAAATGCTTCGCTGCCTGTCGACGTGCCTACTTCAAACGCAACAAG CTTGGATATGTGAGGAATTGCAGT GCCAGAGAGGAGGAGGGCGTTCCACACCACAGCTTGTCCAAAGACACGCCCAGACTTGTCCTCAAGACAAACAGCGATGTCCTT GTCTGTGATTGGTGCAAACACATCCGCCACACTAAGGAATACCTGGATTTTGGAGCGGGTGAAAGACGGCTTCAGTTCTGCAGTGCAAAGTGTCTGAACCAGTATAAGATGGACATATTCTATAAAGAGACTCAGGCTGCACTGCCAGGGGGTTTATGTAACCCTCCTCTCTCAAGTGATATGAAATCAGAGAGCGCAGCGGGTGTACAGCTCCTCACACCTGAGTCCTGGAGCGCACCTATAAATGAGCTCCGCAGTCACAAGGCACCTTCACCAGGGGGTGCCACCACTGTAGCCCGACCTTCTGGATCCACCTCGGGGTCACCATCTGAAACTGGAAATGTGTgttcctcctcatcttcatcatcctcgtCATCATCATCTACAAAAATCCCCACACCACGGCCACACGAAAGCCCTGCATTACTGCCACCTCCTCCACCACATATAGCAGGTTTACATCCAGCTCTGGGTGTGCCACCTGGCAGCCCACCGATGGTGATGACACCCCGTGGCCCAGTTCCTCTCCCTTTCTTTATGGAGCACCAGATGATGCAGCAGATTCGCCCTCCGTTCTTACGCCCCCCAGGCCCCAATAGCCCTCATTCCAATCCCATGATTCCTGGCATTGGGCCACCACCTCCTCGGACTTTGGGTCCTCCATCAAGCCCTATGCACCGCCCACTCCTTTCCCCCCACATACACCCATCCTCCACCCCAACCCTTCCTGTGAACCCTCCGGGTATGATGCCCCCTCATCCCGGTGGCCACATGCCATCCTTGCCTTTCCACCCAGTTAACATGATGCCAGGTGGACCCATCCCAGTTCCGCCCTATATGAATATTGGCATACCTTCTCTGGCCCCCTTGGTGCCACCACCAACATTATTAGTGCCCTATCCAGTGATTGTGCCATTACCAGTCCCCATACCCATTCCGGTGCCCATACCATTCAATCCCCGGGCTTCTGGTGACCGACCAGGAAATGACGGAACGCTTCTGAACGCTGTGAGTGAGCGGAGTGATTCAAAAGCATCACCACCATTTTCTCAAAGCACCTCCAGAGGGGAGGGGATGGACTTTCAACAAGCCCCTTCTACCTCAGATACACTTTCACCAGGATTTTCCAAACAGACAGAGCAGGGCAGGACAAAAGTGGCGGAGCTCATAGTTAAAATGGAAAACTCTGGTAACGGAAACTCTGGACACTCCCACAAAGACACACCAGCAGATGGGGTCATTGATTTAACAACCAGTCGTCGCTCCCGGCAACAGCTAGTTATCCAGAGGACTGTAACCTGTGTGCAGGTAAAAGCAGAGCCTGGGTTAAGCCCACCACCAGCAGTTTTGGGTGAAACCGAGGTGGATGGGTCGTGCAGTACTAGCACAGGTACAATAGAAGATAACCACAGAGAGAGTAATGCTAAAAGCCCTTTGGCTAGTGTGGCTCTGCCTTGTGTCGACCCGTCCTACTGCAGTGGCACTCCGCCACTTTCTCAGCCAGTCACATGCAGCTCCTCCACTGGTCCTACCAACACCATCACAGCTACAACTGAGCCTGCCTCTGCTACGCCCTGCAATGTGATTGTTAATGGGAGCTGTAATGTGCCTCCAACAGAGAGTTTGATCAGAACACCTCCGTTAGAGCAGCACCCTCTAGTGGACTCCTGCCGCAGGACTGCCGCTGTGTGCGATTTAGATGGAGAGGacctcaaagagaacagctgcTTGGCAACAGAAAGAGACTTGGCAGGTAAGAAAATCTCAATTGACCAGTCTGCCATTACTGCAAAAACAGGGGAGGACAAGCCTCAGAACCCTGAAGATGCCCCATCTGGTGAGGACCATGCCTACGCTCTTCCCCTAATGCCTAAACCTGGCTGTGTCATTCAGCCTGTTCCCAAACCTGCTGACAAATCCGCTGCCGTTTTGCCCTGTGGCTTGACAGATCCATTAACAGGAACCATTCCAATGGAAATGGAGCCTCCGCTGAAGAGAAGGTGTCTGCGAATCCGCAATCAGAACAAGTGA
- the LOC113112581 gene encoding sine oculis-binding protein homolog isoform X3, with protein MAEMEKEGRPPENKRSRKPAHPVKREINAEMKVPSSRPLPGVGQAGNLHGNSPYLMSFAENTMNELLGWYGYDKVELRNSDDIEIRNYPDGEMRQHISVLKENSLPKASTVENSSGSPPHANSSGSTPTSRNGVTAEASVNPSSSKEHGGMPIIVPLIPPPLIKAPAEEDTANVQIMCAWCQKVGVKRYSLSMGSELKSFCSEKCFAACRRAYFKRNKLGYVRNCSVCDWCKHIRHTKEYLDFGAGERRLQFCSAKCLNQYKMDIFYKETQAALPGGLCNPPLSSDMKSESAAGVQLLTPESWSAPINELRSHKAPSPGGATTVARPSGSTSGSPSETGNVCSSSSSSSSSSSSTKIPTPRPHESPALLPPPPPHIAGLHPALGVPPGSPPMVMTPRGPVPLPFFMEHQMMQQIRPPFLRPPGPNSPHSNPMIPGIGPPPPRTLGPPSSPMHRPLLSPHIHPSSTPTLPVNPPGMMPPHPGGHMPSLPFHPVNMMPGGPIPVPPYMNIGIPSLAPLVPPPTLLVPYPVIVPLPVPIPIPVPIPFNPRASGDRPGNDGTLLNAVSERSDSKASPPFSQSTSRGEGMDFQQAPSTSDTLSPGFSKQTEQGRTKVAELIVKMENSGNGNSGHSHKDTPADGVIDLTTSRRSRQQLVIQRTVTCVQVKAEPGLSPPPAVLGETEVDGSCSTSTGTIEDNHRESNAKSPLASVALPCVDPSYCSGTPPLSQPVTCSSSTGPTNTITATTEPASATPCNVIVNGSCNVPPTESLIRTPPLEQHPLVDSCRRTAAVCDLDGEDLKENSCLATERDLAGKKISIDQSAITAKTGEDKPQNPEDAPSGEDHAYALPLMPKPGCVIQPVPKPADKSAAVLPCGLTDPLTGTIPMEMEPPLKRRCLRIRNQNK; from the exons GTCCCGTCCAGTCGGCCCCTACCAGGGGTGGGACAGGCAGGCAATCTCCATGGCAACTCGCCCTACTTGATG AGTTTTGCTGAAAACACCATGAATGAGTTGCTTGGATGGTACGGATATGACAAAGTGGAGTTACGAAACTCAGATGACATAGAGATCCGCAACTACCCTGATGGAGAAATGCGGCAACACATCTCTGTCCTGAAAG AGAACTCTTTGCCAAAAGCATCCACAGTAGAGAACAGCAGTGGTTCTCCTCCACACGCCAACAGCTCTGGCTCTACTCCGACATCACGGAATGGAGTAACAGCCGAGGCGTCTGTAAACCCCTCCTCCTCTAAGGAGCATGGAGGCATGCCTATCATAGTGCCCTTAATCCCGCCCCCTCTGATCAAAGCACCAGCAG aggAGGACACCGCTAATGTTCAGATAATGTGTGCGTGGTGTCAGAAGGTGGGAGTGAAGCGTTATTCTCTCAGTATGGGCTCTGAACTGAAGAGTTTCTGTAGTGAGAAATGCTTCGCTGCCTGTCGACGTGCCTACTTCAAACGCAACAAG CTTGGATATGTGAGGAATTGCAGT GTCTGTGATTGGTGCAAACACATCCGCCACACTAAGGAATACCTGGATTTTGGAGCGGGTGAAAGACGGCTTCAGTTCTGCAGTGCAAAGTGTCTGAACCAGTATAAGATGGACATATTCTATAAAGAGACTCAGGCTGCACTGCCAGGGGGTTTATGTAACCCTCCTCTCTCAAGTGATATGAAATCAGAGAGCGCAGCGGGTGTACAGCTCCTCACACCTGAGTCCTGGAGCGCACCTATAAATGAGCTCCGCAGTCACAAGGCACCTTCACCAGGGGGTGCCACCACTGTAGCCCGACCTTCTGGATCCACCTCGGGGTCACCATCTGAAACTGGAAATGTGTgttcctcctcatcttcatcatcctcgtCATCATCATCTACAAAAATCCCCACACCACGGCCACACGAAAGCCCTGCATTACTGCCACCTCCTCCACCACATATAGCAGGTTTACATCCAGCTCTGGGTGTGCCACCTGGCAGCCCACCGATGGTGATGACACCCCGTGGCCCAGTTCCTCTCCCTTTCTTTATGGAGCACCAGATGATGCAGCAGATTCGCCCTCCGTTCTTACGCCCCCCAGGCCCCAATAGCCCTCATTCCAATCCCATGATTCCTGGCATTGGGCCACCACCTCCTCGGACTTTGGGTCCTCCATCAAGCCCTATGCACCGCCCACTCCTTTCCCCCCACATACACCCATCCTCCACCCCAACCCTTCCTGTGAACCCTCCGGGTATGATGCCCCCTCATCCCGGTGGCCACATGCCATCCTTGCCTTTCCACCCAGTTAACATGATGCCAGGTGGACCCATCCCAGTTCCGCCCTATATGAATATTGGCATACCTTCTCTGGCCCCCTTGGTGCCACCACCAACATTATTAGTGCCCTATCCAGTGATTGTGCCATTACCAGTCCCCATACCCATTCCGGTGCCCATACCATTCAATCCCCGGGCTTCTGGTGACCGACCAGGAAATGACGGAACGCTTCTGAACGCTGTGAGTGAGCGGAGTGATTCAAAAGCATCACCACCATTTTCTCAAAGCACCTCCAGAGGGGAGGGGATGGACTTTCAACAAGCCCCTTCTACCTCAGATACACTTTCACCAGGATTTTCCAAACAGACAGAGCAGGGCAGGACAAAAGTGGCGGAGCTCATAGTTAAAATGGAAAACTCTGGTAACGGAAACTCTGGACACTCCCACAAAGACACACCAGCAGATGGGGTCATTGATTTAACAACCAGTCGTCGCTCCCGGCAACAGCTAGTTATCCAGAGGACTGTAACCTGTGTGCAGGTAAAAGCAGAGCCTGGGTTAAGCCCACCACCAGCAGTTTTGGGTGAAACCGAGGTGGATGGGTCGTGCAGTACTAGCACAGGTACAATAGAAGATAACCACAGAGAGAGTAATGCTAAAAGCCCTTTGGCTAGTGTGGCTCTGCCTTGTGTCGACCCGTCCTACTGCAGTGGCACTCCGCCACTTTCTCAGCCAGTCACATGCAGCTCCTCCACTGGTCCTACCAACACCATCACAGCTACAACTGAGCCTGCCTCTGCTACGCCCTGCAATGTGATTGTTAATGGGAGCTGTAATGTGCCTCCAACAGAGAGTTTGATCAGAACACCTCCGTTAGAGCAGCACCCTCTAGTGGACTCCTGCCGCAGGACTGCCGCTGTGTGCGATTTAGATGGAGAGGacctcaaagagaacagctgcTTGGCAACAGAAAGAGACTTGGCAGGTAAGAAAATCTCAATTGACCAGTCTGCCATTACTGCAAAAACAGGGGAGGACAAGCCTCAGAACCCTGAAGATGCCCCATCTGGTGAGGACCATGCCTACGCTCTTCCCCTAATGCCTAAACCTGGCTGTGTCATTCAGCCTGTTCCCAAACCTGCTGACAAATCCGCTGCCGTTTTGCCCTGTGGCTTGACAGATCCATTAACAGGAACCATTCCAATGGAAATGGAGCCTCCGCTGAAGAGAAGGTGTCTGCGAATCCGCAATCAGAACAAGTGA
- the LOC113112581 gene encoding sine oculis-binding protein homolog isoform X2, translating to MAEMEKEGRPPENKRSRKPAHPVKREINAEMKVPSSRPLPGVGQAGNLHGNSPYLMSFAENTMNELLGWYGYDKVELRNSDDIEIRNYPDGEMRQHISVLKENSLPKASTVENSSGSPPHANSSGSTPTSRNGVTAEASVNPSSSKEHGGMPIIVPLIPPPLIKAPAEEDTANVQIMCAWCQKVGVKRYSLSMGSELKSFCSEKCFAACRRAYFKRNKAREEEGVPHHSLSKDTPRLVLKTNSDVLVCDWCKHIRHTKEYLDFGAGERRLQFCSAKCLNQYKMDIFYKETQAALPGGLCNPPLSSDMKSESAAGVQLLTPESWSAPINELRSHKAPSPGGATTVARPSGSTSGSPSETGNVCSSSSSSSSSSSSTKIPTPRPHESPALLPPPPPHIAGLHPALGVPPGSPPMVMTPRGPVPLPFFMEHQMMQQIRPPFLRPPGPNSPHSNPMIPGIGPPPPRTLGPPSSPMHRPLLSPHIHPSSTPTLPVNPPGMMPPHPGGHMPSLPFHPVNMMPGGPIPVPPYMNIGIPSLAPLVPPPTLLVPYPVIVPLPVPIPIPVPIPFNPRASGDRPGNDGTLLNAVSERSDSKASPPFSQSTSRGEGMDFQQAPSTSDTLSPGFSKQTEQGRTKVAELIVKMENSGNGNSGHSHKDTPADGVIDLTTSRRSRQQLVIQRTVTCVQVKAEPGLSPPPAVLGETEVDGSCSTSTGTIEDNHRESNAKSPLASVALPCVDPSYCSGTPPLSQPVTCSSSTGPTNTITATTEPASATPCNVIVNGSCNVPPTESLIRTPPLEQHPLVDSCRRTAAVCDLDGEDLKENSCLATERDLAGKKISIDQSAITAKTGEDKPQNPEDAPSGEDHAYALPLMPKPGCVIQPVPKPADKSAAVLPCGLTDPLTGTIPMEMEPPLKRRCLRIRNQNK from the exons GTCCCGTCCAGTCGGCCCCTACCAGGGGTGGGACAGGCAGGCAATCTCCATGGCAACTCGCCCTACTTGATG AGTTTTGCTGAAAACACCATGAATGAGTTGCTTGGATGGTACGGATATGACAAAGTGGAGTTACGAAACTCAGATGACATAGAGATCCGCAACTACCCTGATGGAGAAATGCGGCAACACATCTCTGTCCTGAAAG AGAACTCTTTGCCAAAAGCATCCACAGTAGAGAACAGCAGTGGTTCTCCTCCACACGCCAACAGCTCTGGCTCTACTCCGACATCACGGAATGGAGTAACAGCCGAGGCGTCTGTAAACCCCTCCTCCTCTAAGGAGCATGGAGGCATGCCTATCATAGTGCCCTTAATCCCGCCCCCTCTGATCAAAGCACCAGCAG aggAGGACACCGCTAATGTTCAGATAATGTGTGCGTGGTGTCAGAAGGTGGGAGTGAAGCGTTATTCTCTCAGTATGGGCTCTGAACTGAAGAGTTTCTGTAGTGAGAAATGCTTCGCTGCCTGTCGACGTGCCTACTTCAAACGCAACAAG GCCAGAGAGGAGGAGGGCGTTCCACACCACAGCTTGTCCAAAGACACGCCCAGACTTGTCCTCAAGACAAACAGCGATGTCCTT GTCTGTGATTGGTGCAAACACATCCGCCACACTAAGGAATACCTGGATTTTGGAGCGGGTGAAAGACGGCTTCAGTTCTGCAGTGCAAAGTGTCTGAACCAGTATAAGATGGACATATTCTATAAAGAGACTCAGGCTGCACTGCCAGGGGGTTTATGTAACCCTCCTCTCTCAAGTGATATGAAATCAGAGAGCGCAGCGGGTGTACAGCTCCTCACACCTGAGTCCTGGAGCGCACCTATAAATGAGCTCCGCAGTCACAAGGCACCTTCACCAGGGGGTGCCACCACTGTAGCCCGACCTTCTGGATCCACCTCGGGGTCACCATCTGAAACTGGAAATGTGTgttcctcctcatcttcatcatcctcgtCATCATCATCTACAAAAATCCCCACACCACGGCCACACGAAAGCCCTGCATTACTGCCACCTCCTCCACCACATATAGCAGGTTTACATCCAGCTCTGGGTGTGCCACCTGGCAGCCCACCGATGGTGATGACACCCCGTGGCCCAGTTCCTCTCCCTTTCTTTATGGAGCACCAGATGATGCAGCAGATTCGCCCTCCGTTCTTACGCCCCCCAGGCCCCAATAGCCCTCATTCCAATCCCATGATTCCTGGCATTGGGCCACCACCTCCTCGGACTTTGGGTCCTCCATCAAGCCCTATGCACCGCCCACTCCTTTCCCCCCACATACACCCATCCTCCACCCCAACCCTTCCTGTGAACCCTCCGGGTATGATGCCCCCTCATCCCGGTGGCCACATGCCATCCTTGCCTTTCCACCCAGTTAACATGATGCCAGGTGGACCCATCCCAGTTCCGCCCTATATGAATATTGGCATACCTTCTCTGGCCCCCTTGGTGCCACCACCAACATTATTAGTGCCCTATCCAGTGATTGTGCCATTACCAGTCCCCATACCCATTCCGGTGCCCATACCATTCAATCCCCGGGCTTCTGGTGACCGACCAGGAAATGACGGAACGCTTCTGAACGCTGTGAGTGAGCGGAGTGATTCAAAAGCATCACCACCATTTTCTCAAAGCACCTCCAGAGGGGAGGGGATGGACTTTCAACAAGCCCCTTCTACCTCAGATACACTTTCACCAGGATTTTCCAAACAGACAGAGCAGGGCAGGACAAAAGTGGCGGAGCTCATAGTTAAAATGGAAAACTCTGGTAACGGAAACTCTGGACACTCCCACAAAGACACACCAGCAGATGGGGTCATTGATTTAACAACCAGTCGTCGCTCCCGGCAACAGCTAGTTATCCAGAGGACTGTAACCTGTGTGCAGGTAAAAGCAGAGCCTGGGTTAAGCCCACCACCAGCAGTTTTGGGTGAAACCGAGGTGGATGGGTCGTGCAGTACTAGCACAGGTACAATAGAAGATAACCACAGAGAGAGTAATGCTAAAAGCCCTTTGGCTAGTGTGGCTCTGCCTTGTGTCGACCCGTCCTACTGCAGTGGCACTCCGCCACTTTCTCAGCCAGTCACATGCAGCTCCTCCACTGGTCCTACCAACACCATCACAGCTACAACTGAGCCTGCCTCTGCTACGCCCTGCAATGTGATTGTTAATGGGAGCTGTAATGTGCCTCCAACAGAGAGTTTGATCAGAACACCTCCGTTAGAGCAGCACCCTCTAGTGGACTCCTGCCGCAGGACTGCCGCTGTGTGCGATTTAGATGGAGAGGacctcaaagagaacagctgcTTGGCAACAGAAAGAGACTTGGCAGGTAAGAAAATCTCAATTGACCAGTCTGCCATTACTGCAAAAACAGGGGAGGACAAGCCTCAGAACCCTGAAGATGCCCCATCTGGTGAGGACCATGCCTACGCTCTTCCCCTAATGCCTAAACCTGGCTGTGTCATTCAGCCTGTTCCCAAACCTGCTGACAAATCCGCTGCCGTTTTGCCCTGTGGCTTGACAGATCCATTAACAGGAACCATTCCAATGGAAATGGAGCCTCCGCTGAAGAGAAGGTGTCTGCGAATCCGCAATCAGAACAAGTGA
- the LOC113112581 gene encoding sine oculis-binding protein homolog isoform X4 produces MAEMEKEGRPPENKRSRKPAHPVKREINAEMKVPSSRPLPGVGQAGNLHGNSPYLMSFAENTMNELLGWYGYDKVELRNSDDIEIRNYPDGEMRQHISVLKENSLPKASTVENSSGSPPHANSSGSTPTSRNGVTAEASVNPSSSKEHGGMPIIVPLIPPPLIKAPAEEDTANVQIMCAWCQKVGVKRYSLSMGSELKSFCSEKCFAACRRAYFKRNKVCDWCKHIRHTKEYLDFGAGERRLQFCSAKCLNQYKMDIFYKETQAALPGGLCNPPLSSDMKSESAAGVQLLTPESWSAPINELRSHKAPSPGGATTVARPSGSTSGSPSETGNVCSSSSSSSSSSSSTKIPTPRPHESPALLPPPPPHIAGLHPALGVPPGSPPMVMTPRGPVPLPFFMEHQMMQQIRPPFLRPPGPNSPHSNPMIPGIGPPPPRTLGPPSSPMHRPLLSPHIHPSSTPTLPVNPPGMMPPHPGGHMPSLPFHPVNMMPGGPIPVPPYMNIGIPSLAPLVPPPTLLVPYPVIVPLPVPIPIPVPIPFNPRASGDRPGNDGTLLNAVSERSDSKASPPFSQSTSRGEGMDFQQAPSTSDTLSPGFSKQTEQGRTKVAELIVKMENSGNGNSGHSHKDTPADGVIDLTTSRRSRQQLVIQRTVTCVQVKAEPGLSPPPAVLGETEVDGSCSTSTGTIEDNHRESNAKSPLASVALPCVDPSYCSGTPPLSQPVTCSSSTGPTNTITATTEPASATPCNVIVNGSCNVPPTESLIRTPPLEQHPLVDSCRRTAAVCDLDGEDLKENSCLATERDLAGKKISIDQSAITAKTGEDKPQNPEDAPSGEDHAYALPLMPKPGCVIQPVPKPADKSAAVLPCGLTDPLTGTIPMEMEPPLKRRCLRIRNQNK; encoded by the exons GTCCCGTCCAGTCGGCCCCTACCAGGGGTGGGACAGGCAGGCAATCTCCATGGCAACTCGCCCTACTTGATG AGTTTTGCTGAAAACACCATGAATGAGTTGCTTGGATGGTACGGATATGACAAAGTGGAGTTACGAAACTCAGATGACATAGAGATCCGCAACTACCCTGATGGAGAAATGCGGCAACACATCTCTGTCCTGAAAG AGAACTCTTTGCCAAAAGCATCCACAGTAGAGAACAGCAGTGGTTCTCCTCCACACGCCAACAGCTCTGGCTCTACTCCGACATCACGGAATGGAGTAACAGCCGAGGCGTCTGTAAACCCCTCCTCCTCTAAGGAGCATGGAGGCATGCCTATCATAGTGCCCTTAATCCCGCCCCCTCTGATCAAAGCACCAGCAG aggAGGACACCGCTAATGTTCAGATAATGTGTGCGTGGTGTCAGAAGGTGGGAGTGAAGCGTTATTCTCTCAGTATGGGCTCTGAACTGAAGAGTTTCTGTAGTGAGAAATGCTTCGCTGCCTGTCGACGTGCCTACTTCAAACGCAACAAG GTCTGTGATTGGTGCAAACACATCCGCCACACTAAGGAATACCTGGATTTTGGAGCGGGTGAAAGACGGCTTCAGTTCTGCAGTGCAAAGTGTCTGAACCAGTATAAGATGGACATATTCTATAAAGAGACTCAGGCTGCACTGCCAGGGGGTTTATGTAACCCTCCTCTCTCAAGTGATATGAAATCAGAGAGCGCAGCGGGTGTACAGCTCCTCACACCTGAGTCCTGGAGCGCACCTATAAATGAGCTCCGCAGTCACAAGGCACCTTCACCAGGGGGTGCCACCACTGTAGCCCGACCTTCTGGATCCACCTCGGGGTCACCATCTGAAACTGGAAATGTGTgttcctcctcatcttcatcatcctcgtCATCATCATCTACAAAAATCCCCACACCACGGCCACACGAAAGCCCTGCATTACTGCCACCTCCTCCACCACATATAGCAGGTTTACATCCAGCTCTGGGTGTGCCACCTGGCAGCCCACCGATGGTGATGACACCCCGTGGCCCAGTTCCTCTCCCTTTCTTTATGGAGCACCAGATGATGCAGCAGATTCGCCCTCCGTTCTTACGCCCCCCAGGCCCCAATAGCCCTCATTCCAATCCCATGATTCCTGGCATTGGGCCACCACCTCCTCGGACTTTGGGTCCTCCATCAAGCCCTATGCACCGCCCACTCCTTTCCCCCCACATACACCCATCCTCCACCCCAACCCTTCCTGTGAACCCTCCGGGTATGATGCCCCCTCATCCCGGTGGCCACATGCCATCCTTGCCTTTCCACCCAGTTAACATGATGCCAGGTGGACCCATCCCAGTTCCGCCCTATATGAATATTGGCATACCTTCTCTGGCCCCCTTGGTGCCACCACCAACATTATTAGTGCCCTATCCAGTGATTGTGCCATTACCAGTCCCCATACCCATTCCGGTGCCCATACCATTCAATCCCCGGGCTTCTGGTGACCGACCAGGAAATGACGGAACGCTTCTGAACGCTGTGAGTGAGCGGAGTGATTCAAAAGCATCACCACCATTTTCTCAAAGCACCTCCAGAGGGGAGGGGATGGACTTTCAACAAGCCCCTTCTACCTCAGATACACTTTCACCAGGATTTTCCAAACAGACAGAGCAGGGCAGGACAAAAGTGGCGGAGCTCATAGTTAAAATGGAAAACTCTGGTAACGGAAACTCTGGACACTCCCACAAAGACACACCAGCAGATGGGGTCATTGATTTAACAACCAGTCGTCGCTCCCGGCAACAGCTAGTTATCCAGAGGACTGTAACCTGTGTGCAGGTAAAAGCAGAGCCTGGGTTAAGCCCACCACCAGCAGTTTTGGGTGAAACCGAGGTGGATGGGTCGTGCAGTACTAGCACAGGTACAATAGAAGATAACCACAGAGAGAGTAATGCTAAAAGCCCTTTGGCTAGTGTGGCTCTGCCTTGTGTCGACCCGTCCTACTGCAGTGGCACTCCGCCACTTTCTCAGCCAGTCACATGCAGCTCCTCCACTGGTCCTACCAACACCATCACAGCTACAACTGAGCCTGCCTCTGCTACGCCCTGCAATGTGATTGTTAATGGGAGCTGTAATGTGCCTCCAACAGAGAGTTTGATCAGAACACCTCCGTTAGAGCAGCACCCTCTAGTGGACTCCTGCCGCAGGACTGCCGCTGTGTGCGATTTAGATGGAGAGGacctcaaagagaacagctgcTTGGCAACAGAAAGAGACTTGGCAGGTAAGAAAATCTCAATTGACCAGTCTGCCATTACTGCAAAAACAGGGGAGGACAAGCCTCAGAACCCTGAAGATGCCCCATCTGGTGAGGACCATGCCTACGCTCTTCCCCTAATGCCTAAACCTGGCTGTGTCATTCAGCCTGTTCCCAAACCTGCTGACAAATCCGCTGCCGTTTTGCCCTGTGGCTTGACAGATCCATTAACAGGAACCATTCCAATGGAAATGGAGCCTCCGCTGAAGAGAAGGTGTCTGCGAATCCGCAATCAGAACAAGTGA